One stretch of Streptomyces sp. R21 DNA includes these proteins:
- a CDS encoding PP2C family protein-serine/threonine phosphatase, producing the protein MSSHLSADRSAAQPPQRGSVDALISQTRRLRGEVDAVRRDAPVDGADPHGRWQRALCDLAVHQLNDLDEHLAQLRDGPPPVPVQSAAGPAAPAVPTAPRHGSLLSRVGSAEWNLLTDEASWSGELYQILGRDPAAPPLTLDELPSLVHDEDRPMLTAMVTDCLIDAKPIDGEFRIRRADGGMRTVHMMGEPVLDADGSTASMWAVLRDVSELRRSQRTVSETRDSLQRHRHIAQTERRLAVELQEAVLPPWRGSLRFPQRGPETLDLAAHYLPSSSSALIGGDWYDALELPDGDSLLTVGDLTGHGVAVTSGMAMLLGALRGMAVAGTQPGQLMAWLNQLLDASVQPALGSAVCCRYRPETRTLTWAQAGHPAPLLFRNGTGRALPTPDGVLLGATSGAAYGQAEVTLEEGDLLLLHTDGLVPRRWGSPRPGEAGSDEAAVQRLLDLAPRFDGARTAQDCVRTVVEEFGESEREDDACVLVARVGS; encoded by the coding sequence ATGTCGTCCCATCTCTCTGCGGACCGCTCAGCCGCTCAGCCGCCCCAGCGCGGCTCGGTCGACGCGCTCATCTCGCAGACGCGGCGACTGCGCGGCGAGGTGGACGCCGTGCGGCGTGACGCCCCCGTCGACGGCGCGGACCCCCACGGACGCTGGCAGCGCGCCCTCTGTGATCTCGCGGTGCATCAACTCAACGACCTCGACGAGCACTTGGCGCAGCTGCGGGACGGCCCACCGCCCGTGCCCGTCCAATCCGCGGCCGGACCCGCCGCCCCAGCCGTGCCGACCGCACCCCGGCACGGCTCACTGCTGAGCCGGGTCGGCAGCGCCGAGTGGAATCTGCTGACGGACGAGGCGAGTTGGTCCGGGGAGCTGTACCAGATTCTGGGCCGCGACCCCGCCGCTCCCCCGCTCACCCTCGACGAACTGCCGTCGCTGGTGCACGACGAGGACCGCCCGATGCTGACGGCCATGGTCACGGACTGTCTCATCGACGCGAAACCCATCGACGGGGAGTTCCGCATCCGGCGCGCCGACGGTGGCATGCGGACCGTGCACATGATGGGCGAGCCCGTGCTCGACGCCGACGGCAGCACCGCCTCGATGTGGGCCGTGCTGAGGGACGTCAGCGAACTGCGCCGCAGCCAGCGGACGGTGAGCGAGACCCGTGACTCGCTGCAACGCCACCGGCACATCGCGCAGACCGAGCGCCGGCTCGCGGTCGAACTGCAGGAGGCCGTGTTGCCGCCGTGGCGCGGCTCCCTGCGGTTCCCGCAGCGGGGTCCCGAGACCCTGGACCTCGCCGCCCACTATCTGCCGTCGTCCAGCAGTGCGCTGATCGGCGGCGACTGGTACGACGCGCTCGAACTCCCCGACGGCGACTCGCTGTTGACCGTGGGCGACCTCACCGGCCACGGGGTCGCCGTCACCTCGGGCATGGCGATGCTGCTCGGCGCGCTGCGCGGCATGGCCGTGGCGGGCACCCAGCCGGGCCAACTCATGGCGTGGCTCAACCAGTTGCTCGACGCCTCCGTCCAACCCGCCCTCGGCAGTGCCGTCTGCTGCCGCTACCGGCCCGAGACCCGCACCCTCACCTGGGCGCAGGCCGGACACCCCGCCCCGCTGCTGTTCCGCAACGGGACGGGGCGCGCCCTGCCGACGCCGGACGGTGTACTGCTCGGCGCGACTTCCGGTGCCGCCTACGGGCAGGCCGAGGTGACCCTCGAAGAAGGCGACCTGCTCCTCCTGCACACCGACGGACTGGTACCCCGCCGATGGGGCTCGCCCCGCCCGGGCGAAGCCGGGAGTGACGAAGCCGCCGTGCAGAGGCTGCTCGATCTGGCCCCGCGCTTCGACGGGGCCCGCACGGCCCAGGACTGCGTACGGACGGTTGTCGAGGAGTTCGGCGAGAGCGAGCGCGAGGACGACGCCTGCGTGCTCGTCGCCAGGGTCGGCTCCTGA
- a CDS encoding TetR/AcrR family transcriptional regulator, whose translation MATDSRTGTGPRDRFRAQVRQEVKAAALQQLATGGPEALSLNAIAKQLGMTGPALYRYFANRDSLLTDLVIDAYGDLAGALAHAADAATGDATARLTAVAGAYRDWALTEPYRYRLLFRAPLPGYDAQSTRLVEASQPAMNVVLNAATALTRPNTPVPDGSDRSDGSASQFEAWMELRGVESVPAAVASRTTLLWAHLHGLVSLEIEGNFTSMGIDPAPLYTADLRDFVRALTD comes from the coding sequence GTGGCCACAGACAGCCGGACCGGGACAGGCCCGCGCGATCGGTTCCGCGCACAGGTGCGACAGGAGGTCAAGGCGGCGGCACTCCAGCAACTGGCCACCGGCGGCCCCGAGGCCCTGTCCCTCAACGCCATCGCCAAGCAGCTGGGCATGACCGGACCCGCGCTCTACCGGTACTTCGCCAACCGCGACAGCCTGCTCACCGACCTGGTCATCGACGCGTACGGCGACCTGGCCGGCGCCCTCGCCCACGCGGCCGACGCGGCCACAGGGGACGCGACCGCACGGCTGACCGCGGTCGCCGGGGCCTACCGCGACTGGGCACTGACCGAGCCGTATCGCTACCGCCTGCTGTTCAGGGCACCCCTGCCCGGCTACGACGCCCAGTCCACGCGCCTGGTGGAGGCCTCCCAGCCCGCCATGAACGTCGTGCTGAACGCGGCCACCGCTCTGACCCGGCCGAACACGCCCGTCCCGGACGGCTCGGACAGGTCGGACGGCTCGGCGTCACAGTTCGAGGCGTGGATGGAGCTGCGCGGCGTCGAGAGCGTGCCCGCGGCGGTCGCCTCGCGCACCACGCTGCTCTGGGCACACCTGCACGGTCTGGTGAGCCTGGAGATCGAGGGCAACTTCACCTCGATGGGCATCGACCCCGCGCCGCTCTACACGGCCGATCTGCGCGACTTCGTACGCGCGCTCACCGACTGA